Proteins encoded within one genomic window of Mycolicibacterium aubagnense:
- a CDS encoding TetR/AcrR family transcriptional regulator — protein sequence MSTESSTKGSATGSPTGASSASYGSNGSSRREELLAVAAKLFAARGYHGTRMDDVADAVGLNKATVYHYYASKSLILWDIYKSTADFTVDALHDDPTASARETIFNFTRRLLTGIATDLESAAVYFQEGPYITEWFTEEQVAYIRKAETTVYEHVRDVIDRGIASGEFNECDSHVLALGYIGMTLGAYRWLRPHGRRTASEIAVEFSTALLRGLIRDETIRTEDPLGGGA from the coding sequence ATGTCCACAGAGTCGTCGACAAAAGGTTCTGCAACGGGGTCGCCCACGGGCGCGTCGTCTGCGTCGTATGGGTCGAACGGCTCGTCGCGGCGCGAGGAATTACTGGCGGTGGCCGCCAAGCTGTTCGCGGCGCGCGGCTACCACGGCACCCGCATGGACGACGTCGCCGACGCTGTCGGGCTCAACAAGGCCACCGTCTACCACTACTACGCCAGCAAGTCGCTGATCCTCTGGGACATCTACAAGTCGACCGCCGACTTCACCGTCGACGCCTTGCATGATGACCCGACCGCCTCGGCCCGCGAGACGATCTTCAACTTCACCCGGCGCCTGCTGACCGGCATCGCCACCGACCTGGAATCCGCGGCGGTGTACTTCCAGGAGGGGCCGTACATCACCGAATGGTTCACCGAGGAGCAGGTCGCCTACATCCGCAAGGCCGAGACCACGGTCTACGAACATGTCCGCGACGTCATCGACCGCGGCATCGCCAGCGGCGAGTTCAATGAGTGCGACTCGCATGTGCTGGCGCTGGGCTACATCGGGATGACGCTGGGCGCCTACCGGTGGCTGCGGCCGCACGGCCGGCGCACGGCTTCCGAGATCGCGGTCGAGTTCAGCACCGCACTGCTGCGCGGACTGATCCGCGACGAAACGATCCGCACCGAGGACCCCCTCGGCGGCG